A stretch of Endozoicomonas sp. SCSIO W0465 DNA encodes these proteins:
- a CDS encoding sigma-54 factor interaction domain-containing protein, producing the protein MLANIVEKWCLRGWYKNQKIPDLCGGAEQLRTEIVGESFAVKKLRKQIARIASSPSSVLIRGESGTGKEVVARMIHESGNRADRPFVAINCAAIPEQLLESELFGYARGAFTGASNQGREGLVKKADGGTLFLDEIGDMPLHLQAKLLRVLDRREITPVGASNVIPVDIRVISATHQNFESLLSTKQFREDLFYRLNVIPLELPPLCDRPGDVTLLVNFFVTIQH; encoded by the coding sequence ATGCTGGCGAATATTGTGGAAAAATGGTGCTTAAGAGGATGGTATAAAAATCAGAAAATTCCAGATTTATGTGGGGGTGCTGAACAGTTACGAACGGAGATAGTCGGCGAATCTTTTGCGGTAAAAAAACTGCGCAAGCAGATTGCACGAATTGCATCCAGTCCCTCCAGTGTGTTGATCCGTGGAGAAAGCGGTACCGGCAAAGAGGTGGTGGCGCGAATGATTCATGAGTCAGGCAACCGTGCAGACCGGCCATTTGTTGCTATTAACTGTGCTGCCATTCCCGAGCAGCTTCTGGAAAGTGAGTTGTTTGGTTATGCCAGGGGCGCGTTTACCGGTGCATCTAACCAGGGGCGGGAAGGTCTGGTGAAAAAGGCCGATGGGGGTACACTCTTTCTGGATGAAATCGGCGATATGCCTCTGCACCTGCAGGCAAAGTTGCTGCGAGTCCTGGACCGAAGGGAAATTACTCCGGTCGGTGCCTCCAATGTTATTCCAGTGGATATCCGGGTTATTTCAGCCACTCACCAAAACTTCGAAAGCCTGCTCAGCACTAAACAGTTCAGAGAGGATCTTTTTTACCGTCTGAATGTGATTCCCCTGGAACTACCACCACTGTGTGACCGGCCTGGTGATGTTACTTTGCTTGTTAACTTTTTTGTAACTATTCAGCACTGA
- a CDS encoding IS66 family transposase: MIPELPATMSAEILLKENAELRMRVACLEERCRELEEKVGKNSQNSSKPPSSDGYQKPCKNSNSPDHSDDLSADKGTDPSDEKPNPKSLRQSSGNKAGGKKGHQGTCLKQVDIPDYIEYLPVKECNKCQASLLDSEPVKYIERQVFEPGRPGEFEVTAHRAEVKICTCGCRNQAEFPEGVTAAAQYGSATQAMAVYLNQYHFLPFKRVSEYFNTLYKMSVSAGTVANFVARTYENLASTEEVIRDALRESSVAGADETGMRAEGSLHWLHVMRDEQWTLYYLSEKRGREAMDTMGILLTFAGVLVHDHWKSYFAYAATHVLCNAHHLRELLGVVDRDSNQLALRLMKLLRLSWHYCKGFKTIGMLQMPSVVCERIEKIYDRLLQRALMKEVVYMEKQREELKRKKVKNTKAYNLFKRLTEFKAETLRFMSDFTIPFDNNGSERDVRMAKLKQKISGCFRSADGGSMFARIRSYLSSARKQGMDIYQSLHRAVRNYCNMPLLSAE; encoded by the coding sequence ATGATTCCAGAACTACCCGCAACTATGTCGGCTGAGATTCTCTTGAAAGAGAATGCAGAGCTGCGGATGAGAGTTGCCTGTCTGGAAGAGCGATGTCGAGAATTGGAAGAAAAGGTTGGCAAGAACAGTCAAAACAGCAGCAAGCCGCCATCGTCTGATGGTTATCAAAAACCTTGTAAAAACAGTAATTCTCCAGATCATTCTGACGACCTTTCCGCAGATAAAGGTACCGATCCATCGGATGAAAAACCCAATCCTAAAAGTCTGAGACAGTCTTCTGGTAATAAAGCCGGTGGAAAGAAAGGGCATCAGGGCACTTGTCTTAAACAGGTCGATATCCCTGACTATATTGAGTACCTTCCGGTTAAAGAATGCAATAAATGTCAGGCGTCTCTTCTTGATAGTGAGCCGGTCAAATATATTGAACGACAGGTGTTTGAACCAGGGAGACCGGGTGAATTTGAAGTAACGGCCCATAGAGCTGAAGTAAAAATCTGCACTTGTGGTTGTCGGAATCAGGCTGAATTCCCGGAAGGTGTTACCGCTGCCGCACAATATGGCTCAGCCACACAGGCTATGGCCGTCTATCTTAACCAATACCATTTCCTGCCTTTTAAGCGCGTGTCAGAGTATTTTAATACTCTCTATAAAATGAGTGTAAGTGCAGGCACTGTCGCCAATTTTGTGGCCAGAACCTATGAAAATCTGGCTTCTACTGAAGAGGTTATTCGTGACGCCTTGCGGGAATCGTCTGTTGCCGGAGCCGATGAAACGGGTATGCGGGCCGAGGGCTCTTTGCACTGGCTACACGTTATGCGGGATGAACAATGGACGCTCTACTACTTGTCTGAAAAGCGAGGTCGTGAGGCCATGGACACGATGGGCATACTGCTAACATTTGCAGGCGTTCTGGTTCATGATCATTGGAAATCCTATTTTGCATATGCGGCAACTCACGTACTTTGCAATGCCCATCACCTGAGGGAGCTTTTGGGTGTTGTTGATAGGGACAGCAATCAACTGGCGTTGCGATTGATGAAGCTACTGAGGCTTTCCTGGCATTACTGCAAGGGCTTTAAGACCATAGGTATGCTACAGATGCCAAGTGTTGTCTGTGAACGAATCGAGAAGATTTATGACCGGTTGCTTCAGCGGGCTCTAATGAAAGAAGTCGTCTATATGGAGAAGCAACGAGAGGAGCTTAAGCGCAAGAAAGTCAAGAATACTAAAGCTTACAATCTCTTCAAACGACTCACTGAGTTCAAGGCTGAGACACTGCGCTTCATGTCAGATTTTACCATTCCCTTCGATAACAATGGCAGTGAGCGGGATGTTCGAATGGCCAAGTTAAAGCAGAAAATCTCAGGCTGCTTCAGGAGTGCAGACGGTGGTTCTATGTTTGCACGGATTCGCAGCTATTTGTCGTCTGCCAGAAAACAGGGAATGGACATATATCAATCACTTCATAGAGCTGTTCGGAATTACTGTAATATGCCTTTGCTCAGTGCTGAATAG
- a CDS encoding IS1595 family transposase, producing the protein MQSELFQNFIDSISTLTSEQRDILNNSLLSTQIEVTEVVETTDSEPVYSESIPNNDNATPDVEKSILAQFAENPRCPKCKSHSVGRWGIRNGRQRYHCKTCDSTFNAFSGTPLARLRHPEKWNKYLAGMTHSMVLRPAAAENAIDLKTAFRWRHRFLEVINNDQAEELCGITELDETFFRESFKGQREGLPRPTRKRGNDPNKARKVPVMVARDRNRNTVDGVLENESANELCRHLNGRISIQATVCADAHLAHEKLADKLGFVFKELVTSAGQHVVEGIYHIQTVNSYHSHLKRWIGGVFQGVATRYLPHYLAWRRELTAAKKLTVGRLISRITEHWCFQPLTVT; encoded by the coding sequence ATGCAATCTGAACTCTTCCAGAATTTTATTGATTCCATTTCAACATTAACCAGTGAACAGCGAGACATTCTTAACAACTCGCTCCTTAGTACTCAAATAGAGGTTACCGAGGTAGTAGAAACCACTGACTCTGAACCTGTTTACAGTGAATCTATACCCAATAACGATAATGCAACACCTGACGTAGAAAAGAGCATACTTGCCCAATTTGCCGAAAACCCCAGGTGCCCCAAATGCAAAAGCCATAGCGTTGGTCGCTGGGGCATACGAAATGGCCGACAGCGCTACCACTGCAAGACTTGCGACTCAACGTTTAACGCCTTTAGTGGAACGCCTTTGGCAAGGCTCAGGCACCCTGAAAAATGGAACAAGTACCTCGCAGGTATGACTCACTCTATGGTCTTGCGACCAGCTGCTGCTGAGAATGCCATTGACTTGAAAACTGCGTTCCGCTGGCGTCACCGCTTTCTTGAAGTGATTAATAATGATCAAGCAGAAGAGCTTTGTGGCATTACTGAGCTTGATGAAACATTTTTCCGTGAATCCTTCAAAGGGCAAAGAGAAGGCCTTCCACGGCCAACCCGAAAGCGGGGTAATGATCCCAACAAAGCCCGAAAAGTCCCGGTAATGGTGGCTCGGGACCGTAATCGAAATACCGTTGACGGTGTATTAGAAAACGAAAGTGCTAATGAATTGTGCAGGCATTTAAATGGCCGCATATCGATACAGGCCACGGTCTGTGCGGATGCACACCTCGCTCACGAAAAACTTGCTGACAAGCTTGGATTTGTCTTCAAGGAGCTGGTGACATCAGCAGGTCAACATGTTGTTGAAGGCATCTACCACATCCAGACTGTAAATTCTTATCACAGTCATTTAAAACGCTGGATTGGCGGCGTATTCCAAGGGGTTGCAACTCGTTACCTTCCCCATTATCTGGCCTGGAGGCGAGAACTGACGGCAGCAAAAAAATTAACTGTTGGCCGGTTGATCAGCAGAATTACTGAACATTGGTGCTTCCAACCATTAACGGTAACTTAG
- a CDS encoding NTP transferase domain-containing protein: MSTDSTKPVDCLVTAAGLSSRMGRWKMMLPFSTKESTRESTKESTRTPGRDSSEAQECETILDCSIANALCFCQRVILVTGYRGEEIHTRYEHHPRIKLIHNPAYYLGLFSSIQAGIRHCETDYLFITHGDMPLIPPTVFSELWRQRDIDTLFPVVSADDQRPGHPVLLYRSAFGAVLDAPPQSRMKSLLLAGSHRFISVGTDAIHQDIDTPDRYRQLQLA; this comes from the coding sequence ATGTCAACGGATTCAACCAAACCTGTGGATTGCCTGGTCACTGCAGCAGGGCTCTCATCACGGATGGGGCGCTGGAAAATGATGCTCCCTTTCTCAACAAAAGAGTCAACAAGAGAGTCCACAAAAGAGTCCACAAGAACGCCCGGCAGAGACTCCAGCGAAGCGCAAGAGTGTGAAACCATTCTTGACTGCAGCATTGCCAACGCGCTCTGCTTCTGCCAACGGGTTATTCTGGTGACCGGCTACCGGGGTGAAGAAATTCACACACGTTATGAGCATCACCCGCGAATCAAACTGATCCATAATCCCGCGTATTACCTCGGACTTTTCAGCTCGATTCAAGCGGGTATCCGCCATTGCGAAACCGATTATCTGTTCATTACCCACGGTGATATGCCGCTGATCCCTCCCACGGTATTCTCCGAACTCTGGCGACAACGGGATATTGATACCCTTTTTCCCGTCGTCAGTGCTGATGATCAGCGACCGGGCCACCCTGTCCTTTTGTATCGCAGTGCGTTTGGCGCTGTACTGGACGCTCCTCCTCAGTCACGGATGAAATCCCTGTTGCTGGCGGGCTCCCATCGTTTTATCTCAGTGGGCACTGACGCTATTCACCAGGATATTGATACACCAGATCGTTACCGGCAGTTGCAGTTAGCATGA
- the yqeC gene encoding selenium cofactor biosynthesis protein YqeC → MLNFPGSLSWIDPVEDRIIAATGAGGKTSCLEYLALQLKQSGHSVLLTTTTRIFRPAPGGFGQYVDRLIEQNLLNQIQIKPKGASITLAGFPDKNPQKLRGLSPATIQRLISLDVYDNILIEADGSRQRPLKAPGKNEPVIPNGCQVIIGVTGWSGMGNTISPHNIHRWEEFTSITGLSDGENSTAMAIYQLLDHPQGLFKNSPGNARRVWLLNQVDNLSAQLHAREFIASVQRFAPSLHHYVISSFRQQPVPFIEELPGALNSSKNNALIC, encoded by the coding sequence ATGCTCAATTTTCCGGGTAGCCTGTCATGGATAGACCCGGTCGAAGATCGCATTATTGCGGCAACCGGCGCCGGAGGAAAGACCAGCTGTCTGGAATATCTTGCTCTTCAGCTCAAGCAGTCTGGTCACAGCGTACTGCTGACCACGACAACACGGATTTTCCGACCTGCTCCCGGGGGATTTGGCCAGTACGTTGATCGGCTGATTGAACAGAATTTACTGAATCAGATTCAGATTAAACCCAAGGGGGCGTCCATCACGCTGGCGGGCTTCCCAGACAAAAACCCTCAAAAGCTGCGAGGACTGTCCCCAGCCACCATTCAGCGGCTGATCAGCCTTGATGTATACGACAATATACTCATAGAAGCGGACGGTTCCAGGCAACGTCCATTAAAAGCCCCTGGAAAAAATGAACCCGTCATCCCCAATGGCTGCCAGGTCATTATCGGTGTGACCGGCTGGAGCGGTATGGGTAATACCATCAGTCCACATAATATCCACCGGTGGGAGGAGTTCACCAGCATTACCGGGCTATCAGATGGAGAAAACTCCACTGCTATGGCGATATATCAGCTACTTGATCATCCGCAAGGTCTGTTCAAAAATTCACCGGGCAATGCACGCAGGGTCTGGTTACTCAACCAGGTTGATAACCTTTCGGCGCAACTGCATGCAAGAGAATTTATAGCATCTGTGCAGCGTTTTGCACCCTCACTCCATCACTATGTCATCAGCAGTTTCCGGCAACAGCCAGTTCCCTTTATAGAAGAGCTACCCGGAGCACTGAATTCATCTAAAAACAATGCGTTAATTTGCTAA
- the yqeB gene encoding selenium-dependent molybdenum cofactor biosynthesis protein YqeB — MNIFAEAARLYEQNTPFALASIIETKGSAPRHDAIILVLEDGTTRGTIGGGMIERHVIGAAIDALKEGRSRVIKGSMSRTGKDAMDMDCGGTMTVHIDVQGIRPDMLLIGGGHVNRAVAKLASELGYRITVVDSWEPNLNARLFPPNTQLILGATIQDAISQATIRDNTQVIIATNHEDTIALPTILNSSARYIGQLASRRKVETLHKKCLELGISEARFQEVRTPVGLDIGAESPEEIAVSIMGEILALSRGKLSRGKGLRKGDEQSATRSSTNSRNDNLVMIRGAGDLASGTAVKLHNSGFKVVMLDLPKPTVIRTNVSFAGALLNESGQITVEGITAHKARSVADAVRIMSDGRIPIMADPDGQTLRQFKPAILVDGILAKQNLGTNRNMAPITIALGPGFHAGQDVDAVIETCRGHNLARVIYQGAAEPNTGKPGTIMGYAEERVLRAPCAGTVTPAVAIGDLVEEGQVVAQVRSDNGTQPVITRIGGKVRGMISTGSEVTPGFKIGDIDPRGTSVDHTTVSDKARAIAGGVLEAILKLSAV; from the coding sequence ATGAATATTTTTGCCGAAGCGGCACGACTCTATGAACAAAACACCCCTTTTGCCCTAGCTTCTATTATAGAGACCAAAGGGTCCGCCCCCCGGCATGATGCCATTATTCTCGTTCTGGAAGATGGCACTACCCGGGGAACCATCGGTGGCGGCATGATTGAGCGTCATGTGATCGGCGCAGCCATTGACGCATTAAAGGAAGGTCGCTCAAGAGTCATCAAAGGCAGTATGTCCAGAACCGGCAAAGATGCCATGGATATGGATTGTGGTGGCACCATGACCGTCCATATAGATGTGCAAGGCATCCGCCCGGACATGCTATTGATCGGTGGCGGGCATGTGAACCGGGCAGTGGCAAAGCTGGCTTCCGAGCTGGGTTACCGGATCACCGTTGTCGACTCCTGGGAACCCAATCTCAATGCCAGGCTGTTTCCACCCAATACTCAACTCATTCTGGGAGCAACGATCCAGGATGCCATCAGCCAGGCCACGATAAGAGATAACACTCAGGTCATTATCGCAACGAACCATGAAGACACCATTGCACTGCCCACCATTCTCAACAGTTCGGCCCGGTATATTGGCCAACTGGCCAGTCGTCGCAAGGTAGAAACACTGCATAAAAAATGTCTTGAACTCGGCATCAGCGAAGCACGGTTTCAGGAAGTGCGCACGCCGGTAGGTCTGGATATTGGCGCAGAAAGCCCGGAAGAAATTGCTGTCAGTATTATGGGGGAGATTCTGGCCTTATCTCGAGGTAAATTGTCCCGGGGTAAAGGGCTCAGAAAAGGGGATGAACAATCAGCAACACGGTCCTCAACAAACAGCCGTAACGATAATCTGGTGATGATCCGTGGTGCCGGTGACCTGGCATCCGGTACTGCCGTCAAACTGCATAACAGTGGCTTTAAAGTGGTTATGCTGGACCTGCCAAAACCAACGGTGATTCGTACCAATGTTTCTTTTGCCGGTGCATTACTGAACGAGAGTGGTCAGATAACCGTGGAGGGCATCACTGCGCACAAAGCACGATCCGTTGCTGATGCAGTGCGAATAATGAGTGATGGTCGTATCCCGATCATGGCCGACCCGGATGGCCAGACCCTCCGTCAATTTAAACCTGCCATACTGGTTGATGGTATTCTGGCCAAGCAAAATCTGGGCACCAACCGGAACATGGCCCCCATTACCATCGCGCTTGGCCCCGGATTCCATGCAGGACAGGATGTAGATGCCGTTATTGAGACCTGTCGGGGCCATAACCTGGCCAGAGTCATTTACCAGGGAGCGGCTGAACCCAATACCGGCAAGCCCGGCACGATCATGGGCTACGCTGAAGAGCGGGTATTACGTGCACCCTGCGCGGGCACCGTCACACCGGCAGTCGCCATTGGTGACCTGGTCGAAGAAGGGCAGGTGGTTGCACAGGTCCGTTCAGACAACGGAACTCAGCCGGTAATTACCCGCATCGGTGGCAAGGTTCGCGGTATGATCAGCACAGGATCTGAAGTCACCCCGGGATTCAAAATTGGTGATATTGACCCCCGTGGAACCAGTGTTGACCATACCACCGTTTCTGATAAAGCCAGGGCCATAGCCGGCGGCGTCCTTGAAGCCATATTGAAACTGTCTGCGGTTTGA
- the ygeW gene encoding knotted carbamoyltransferase YgeW, which produces MSNFDQLLQDIKALNTKLHTKDFLLTWEQSTDELKQVLKVAEGLRLLRNENISTKVFDSGLGVSLFRDNSTRTRFSFTSACNMLGLAIQDLDEGKSQIAHGETVRETANMISFCADVIGIRDDMYLGYGNQYMREVGAALDFGKEHGVLAQRPGMVNLQCDIDHPTQSMADLAWLIEHFGSLENLKGKKIAMTWAYSPSYGKPLSVPQGIIGLMTRFGMDVTLAHPQGYDLIPEVVETAGRQAAESGGSFTRVSTMAEAFKDADIVYPKSWAPYHVMGRRTDLLKAGDHAGLKTLEQECLAQNALHKDWHCTEEMMKHTRNGEALYMHCLPADITGVSCKEGEVTEGVFNKYLIDTYKEAGWKPYIIASMILNRRFANPDVVLENLMKKGARRVDA; this is translated from the coding sequence GTGAGCAATTTCGACCAGTTACTGCAAGATATCAAGGCACTGAACACCAAACTGCATACCAAAGACTTTCTCCTGACCTGGGAACAGTCTACGGATGAATTGAAGCAGGTATTGAAAGTAGCAGAAGGCCTTCGTCTGCTGCGCAACGAAAACATCTCTACCAAAGTTTTCGACAGCGGCCTCGGTGTATCCCTGTTCCGTGATAACTCTACCCGTACCCGTTTCTCCTTCACCTCAGCCTGTAACATGCTGGGTCTGGCCATTCAGGACCTGGACGAAGGAAAGTCCCAGATTGCCCATGGCGAAACCGTTCGTGAAACCGCCAACATGATCTCTTTCTGTGCCGATGTGATCGGTATCCGTGACGACATGTACCTGGGTTACGGTAACCAGTATATGCGTGAAGTGGGTGCCGCCCTGGATTTTGGTAAGGAGCATGGTGTTCTGGCCCAGCGTCCGGGCATGGTTAACCTGCAGTGCGATATCGACCACCCGACCCAGAGCATGGCTGACCTGGCATGGCTGATCGAACACTTTGGCAGCCTGGAAAACCTGAAAGGCAAGAAGATTGCCATGACCTGGGCTTACTCCCCAAGCTACGGCAAGCCGCTCTCTGTTCCACAGGGCATTATCGGCCTGATGACACGCTTTGGTATGGATGTCACCCTGGCTCACCCACAAGGCTATGACCTGATTCCTGAAGTGGTTGAAACAGCTGGTCGTCAGGCGGCAGAAAGTGGCGGCAGTTTCACCCGGGTCAGCACCATGGCTGAAGCCTTCAAGGATGCCGATATTGTCTATCCCAAGTCCTGGGCGCCTTACCACGTCATGGGCCGTCGTACTGACCTGCTGAAAGCAGGCGACCACGCGGGTCTGAAAACGCTGGAACAGGAGTGTCTGGCCCAGAACGCCCTGCACAAAGACTGGCACTGCACCGAAGAAATGATGAAGCATACCCGCAATGGCGAAGCACTTTACATGCACTGCCTGCCAGCAGACATCACCGGCGTTTCCTGTAAAGAGGGTGAAGTAACCGAAGGGGTATTCAACAAATACCTGATCGACACCTACAAAGAAGCGGGCTGGAAGCCTTACATCATCGCTTCCATGATCCTTAACCGCCGCTTTGCCAACCCGGACGTTGTGCTGGAAAACCTGATGAAAAAAGGTGCCCGTCGCGTTGACGCCTGA
- a CDS encoding helix-turn-helix domain-containing protein → MEKHLVSRALRSFCKNEGKQRVADELGIGIATLYRKIKKYDLEHEMSELS, encoded by the coding sequence ATGGAAAAGCATCTGGTAAGCCGGGCTCTTCGCTCTTTTTGCAAAAATGAAGGGAAGCAACGTGTAGCAGATGAACTGGGAATAGGCATCGCCACACTGTATCGTAAAATAAAAAAATACGATCTTGAGCATGAAATGAGTGAGCTTTCATAA
- a CDS encoding IS4 family transposase, with protein sequence MLPLSPKPWSELTFGCADLGDTRRTKRLVKVAAELSAHTGNSLSSSCEGYTALVTGAYRLIENEAVKPEAIAEAGFQATAKIARQSRLLLALEDTTTLGYKHAVRSELGDLGGPEGSKTRGFHVHSVFLVDADTERSIGLIDQERWVREDVQRGKKNQRRQLPYEGKESFKWQRASENTEQRMGGKMPDIISVCDREADIYEYMHYKLDNRQRFVVRATQNRILVDGELLLFDSLAQTEVLGKYTIVVPQKGGRKKRKATLQVKRKKMTIQAPQRPGGRPEPVTMNIVSAEEIGNDSEDRLHWVLLTTEDIETFEDCRSIIRFYELRWRIEEFHKAWKSGAGVERLRLQSPDNIERLAVILMFVAVRLMQIREALMLPNDRQHKDRKLWSEKTLANEVVSDDEWQVLWLTYEKKALPDKPPTVTWLLQTIARLGGWGDSKHTGQPGWLVVWEGWAKLQDRVKTWQIARQFSAGEM encoded by the coding sequence ATGCTTCCACTTTCTCCTAAACCATGGTCAGAACTAACTTTTGGATGTGCTGATTTGGGCGATACTCGACGTACAAAACGACTTGTCAAAGTTGCTGCCGAGCTTTCAGCTCATACCGGTAATTCTTTGTCATCTTCATGCGAAGGTTATACCGCACTGGTAACTGGAGCTTACCGGCTGATTGAGAATGAGGCCGTAAAGCCTGAAGCAATAGCTGAGGCAGGCTTTCAGGCAACTGCCAAAATAGCGAGACAGTCTCGCCTACTTCTGGCTCTCGAAGATACAACAACCCTGGGTTATAAACATGCTGTCAGATCCGAGCTTGGTGATCTTGGAGGTCCTGAAGGCTCTAAAACCAGAGGATTCCACGTCCACTCTGTCTTCTTGGTTGATGCGGATACAGAGCGAAGCATTGGGCTTATTGATCAAGAACGATGGGTTAGAGAGGACGTTCAGCGGGGGAAAAAGAACCAACGTCGTCAGCTACCTTACGAGGGAAAGGAAAGCTTTAAGTGGCAAAGAGCCTCTGAAAACACAGAACAAAGGATGGGGGGTAAAATGCCTGACATCATCAGTGTTTGCGACCGGGAGGCGGATATATACGAATATATGCACTACAAACTGGATAACCGACAGCGGTTTGTTGTAAGAGCTACACAAAACAGAATCCTGGTAGATGGCGAACTCTTATTATTTGATTCCTTAGCTCAGACTGAAGTGTTGGGGAAATATACGATAGTGGTTCCTCAAAAAGGAGGTAGAAAGAAGCGAAAGGCAACGCTGCAGGTCAAAAGAAAGAAGATGACAATACAGGCGCCGCAAAGGCCAGGCGGCAGGCCGGAACCGGTAACTATGAATATTGTGTCGGCTGAAGAGATTGGCAATGACTCCGAAGACCGTTTGCACTGGGTACTATTGACAACTGAAGATATTGAAACATTCGAAGACTGTCGCTCTATCATTCGATTTTACGAGCTCCGATGGCGAATAGAAGAGTTCCACAAGGCTTGGAAATCGGGAGCAGGAGTAGAAAGGCTTCGTCTGCAATCTCCGGATAACATTGAACGACTTGCGGTCATATTAATGTTTGTCGCTGTCAGACTAATGCAAATCCGTGAAGCATTAATGTTACCGAATGACAGGCAGCACAAAGACAGAAAGCTTTGGAGTGAAAAAACACTCGCGAATGAGGTGGTCAGTGATGATGAATGGCAGGTTCTCTGGCTAACCTATGAAAAAAAAGCGTTGCCCGATAAGCCGCCAACAGTCACTTGGCTGCTTCAAACGATTGCTCGGCTTGGTGGTTGGGGTGATTCAAAGCATACAGGGCAGCCCGGCTGGTTAGTGGTATGGGAAGGCTGGGCGAAATTGCAGGATCGGGTAAAAACCTGGCAGATAGCCCGGCAGTTCAGCGCTGGAGAGATGTGA